A single region of the Variovorax paradoxus genome encodes:
- the flgB gene encoding flagellar basal body rod protein FlgB: protein MIDKLDAALRFNREALNLRTQRQEVLAANIAHADTPNYKARDFDFASRLTQAVEQGRGGQSVQMAATSSRHIQGQASSMPDRDLLYRVPSQPSIDGNTVEMDAERINFADNALRYEANLTVVSAKIKSLLAAAQ from the coding sequence ATGATCGACAAGCTGGATGCGGCACTGCGCTTCAACCGCGAAGCACTCAATCTCCGGACACAGCGCCAGGAGGTGCTGGCCGCCAACATCGCACACGCCGACACGCCCAACTACAAGGCGCGTGACTTCGATTTTGCAAGCCGCCTCACGCAGGCGGTAGAGCAGGGCCGCGGGGGCCAGTCGGTGCAGATGGCCGCCACTTCGTCGCGCCACATACAGGGCCAGGCCTCTTCGATGCCCGACCGCGACCTGCTGTACCGCGTGCCGAGCCAGCCCAGCATCGACGGCAACACCGTCGAGATGGATGCCGAGCGCATCAACTTCGCCGATAACGCGCTGCGCTACGAAGCCAACCTCACGGTGGTCAGCGCCAAGATCAAGTCGCTGCTCGCCGCGGCGCAATAA
- the flgA gene encoding flagellar basal body P-ring formation chaperone FlgA, whose product MMEKTHSHKRLLKIVLPALAAGLAAAASVAAAPLTGDARAAVDKLLQAQTAGLPGKVGIRVEAPGSGPLPPCDALEAFLPRGAAAWGRVSVGLRCHSDQKPWTRYVLAYVAVEGRYFVALRNIETGKALGTGDFAVRNGDLTALPRSVVTDAAELEGVVAANRIASGAPLRRELVRGVSVIQQGQTVKVVAEGPGYSVSTEARAMTSAGAGSTVRAKTLDGRLVSGVADEEGHIRLAQ is encoded by the coding sequence ATGATGGAAAAAACCCACTCCCACAAGCGCCTCCTGAAGATCGTGCTGCCAGCCTTGGCGGCAGGACTTGCAGCGGCGGCTTCCGTTGCCGCGGCGCCACTCACCGGCGACGCGCGCGCCGCCGTGGACAAGTTGCTGCAGGCGCAAACCGCCGGATTGCCGGGCAAGGTCGGCATCCGCGTGGAGGCTCCGGGCTCCGGCCCGCTGCCGCCGTGCGATGCGCTCGAGGCTTTTCTGCCGCGCGGCGCGGCGGCCTGGGGCCGCGTGTCGGTCGGCCTGCGTTGCCATTCGGACCAGAAGCCGTGGACGCGCTACGTGCTGGCCTACGTCGCGGTCGAGGGGCGCTACTTCGTCGCGCTGCGGAACATCGAAACCGGAAAGGCCCTGGGCACGGGCGACTTTGCCGTGCGCAACGGCGATCTCACCGCCCTGCCCCGCTCCGTCGTCACGGACGCCGCGGAGCTCGAAGGCGTGGTGGCGGCCAACCGCATCGCATCGGGGGCGCCGCTGCGGCGCGAACTGGTGCGCGGCGTGTCCGTGATCCAGCAGGGCCAGACCGTCAAGGTCGTTGCCGAGGGCCCCGGCTACAGTGTCAGTACCGAAGCCCGGGCGATGACCAGCGCCGGGGCGGGCTCTACAGTGCGGGCCAAGACCCTGGACGGCCGCCTGGTCAGCGGCGTGGCCGACGAGGAAGGCCACATCCGGCTGGCGCAGTAG
- the flgM gene encoding flagellar biosynthesis anti-sigma factor FlgM, which yields MKIDPSAPSATLLTRTSKGASSSPASGTEAVQGGKDVVQLSSGQVHSLPDAPNADFDAARVAAIREDIRAGRYEIHPERIARGLLSSVRELLHENGKL from the coding sequence TTGAAAATCGATCCATCCGCCCCTTCGGCCACCCTGCTCACCCGGACCAGCAAGGGTGCATCGTCATCGCCAGCCAGCGGCACCGAGGCCGTCCAGGGCGGCAAGGACGTGGTGCAGCTCTCGTCGGGCCAGGTGCATTCGCTGCCCGACGCGCCCAATGCAGACTTCGACGCAGCGCGCGTGGCCGCGATTCGCGAGGACATCCGGGCCGGGCGCTATGAAATTCATCCTGAGCGAATCGCCCGCGGCCTGTTGAGCAGCGTGCGCGAACTGCTGCACGAAAACGGAAAGCTGTGA
- a CDS encoding flagella synthesis protein FlgN codes for MLVHLLAEKSCVEEFLAVLDQEADAMKNGRFAELPQLTERKTGLLDRMAALDQARESAQVARGFEPGRAGADAAAAADGEASLAAWAALVELAQQARADNRRNGSMVYSQLDFTQNALHYLQASAQPFYGPDGIRKSASGTGTRLAVG; via the coding sequence ATGCTGGTTCACCTGCTGGCCGAGAAGTCCTGCGTGGAGGAATTCCTGGCCGTGCTCGACCAGGAAGCGGACGCCATGAAGAACGGCCGCTTTGCGGAGTTGCCCCAGCTGACCGAACGCAAGACAGGCCTGCTCGACCGCATGGCCGCGCTCGACCAGGCCCGCGAGTCGGCCCAGGTGGCGCGCGGATTCGAACCCGGCCGCGCAGGCGCCGATGCGGCCGCGGCCGCTGACGGCGAAGCGTCGCTCGCCGCGTGGGCCGCACTGGTCGAGCTTGCGCAGCAAGCCAGGGCGGACAACCGCCGCAACGGATCGATGGTGTACAGCCAGCTGGATTTCACGCAGAACGCGCTGCACTACCTGCAGGCCAGCGCCCAGCCCTTCTATGGGCCGGACGGCATCCGCAAATCCGCAAGCGGCACGGGAACCCGGCTGGCGGTCGGCTAG
- a CDS encoding Crp/Fnr family transcriptional regulator has protein sequence MYLHPLIASVPQEERAAFVQRIELRSYRRNEVVLGADDWTDRVYCVATGLLRVVVQGSEDSGDVTTDFIRQDDFFLNAAPIEERYQPGAMLIAALPTSLYLVPTLELRALCERYPAVTMGLLEIVMKRTTVLRRQIRQISSASSERLISRILHELTVLAPGTGGGYDKRITQSVIASYSGLSRMQVNKTMRDLERRGLVRRDEHGVYVPPHFASSDFQELAPGEASPPSPPADPPGEVGPSFFSELFEAPKSSKPRKG, from the coding sequence ATGTATCTGCATCCTCTTATTGCCAGCGTTCCCCAGGAAGAACGGGCAGCGTTTGTCCAGCGCATCGAACTTCGTTCCTACCGCCGAAACGAGGTCGTGCTGGGTGCGGATGACTGGACCGACCGGGTGTACTGCGTGGCCACCGGCCTGCTGCGGGTGGTGGTGCAAGGAAGCGAGGACAGCGGCGATGTCACCACCGACTTCATCCGACAGGACGATTTCTTCCTGAATGCCGCCCCGATCGAGGAGCGCTACCAGCCCGGCGCCATGCTGATCGCGGCATTGCCCACCTCCCTTTACCTGGTGCCCACGCTGGAGTTGCGCGCCCTGTGCGAGCGGTACCCGGCCGTGACCATGGGGCTGCTCGAAATCGTGATGAAGCGCACCACGGTGCTGCGCAGGCAGATCCGGCAGATTTCCTCGGCCTCGTCCGAGCGGCTCATCAGCCGCATCCTGCATGAGCTCACGGTGCTGGCCCCGGGCACCGGTGGCGGCTACGACAAGCGCATCACCCAGTCGGTCATCGCTTCTTATTCAGGGCTTTCCCGGATGCAGGTCAACAAGACGATGCGGGATCTCGAACGCCGCGGCCTGGTCAGGCGCGACGAGCACGGCGTCTATGTTCCGCCGCACTTCGCGTCGTCGGACTTCCAGGAGCTTGCGCCCGGTGAGGCGAGCCCCCCGAGCCCGCCGGCGGACCCGCCCGGCGAGGTGGGCCCGTCGTTCTTTTCGGAATTGTTCGAAGCGCCCAAGTCGAGCAAGCCCCGCAAGGGCTGA
- the hemA gene encoding glutamyl-tRNA reductase — MSVWTLGLNHTTAPLDLRGRFAFALDQLAPTLQSLRSSFASGRHPQVEAAIISTCNRTEIYCAAEHAALDHTVGWLAENGGVAPALLRSHSYTLHDDEAARHAFRVASGLDSMVLGEAQILGQMKDAVRAAETAGALGSTLNQLFQRSFAVAKEVRTATEIGAHSISMAAAAVRLAGQLFEDLHQTRVLFVGAGEMIDLAATHFAAKDPKSIAIANRTLERGEKLASRFGGEAMRLADLPSRLAEFDIVVSCTASTLPIIGLGAVERALKARKHRPMFMVDLAVPRDIEPEVKALEDIYLYTVDDLAQVVQQGQANRQAAVAQAEVIIDAGVQSFMHWLRQRGTVPLIQQLNAQTDEWRAAEMARARKLLAKGESVDAVLEAMSRGLTQKMLHGALAELHAGDAASREQTAQTISRLFLRKER, encoded by the coding sequence ATGTCAGTCTGGACCCTCGGGTTGAACCACACGACCGCGCCGCTCGATCTGCGCGGTCGTTTTGCGTTCGCGCTCGATCAGCTGGCACCCACGCTGCAGAGTTTGCGCAGTTCGTTCGCCTCCGGACGCCATCCGCAGGTCGAAGCGGCAATCATCTCGACCTGCAACCGCACCGAGATCTATTGCGCCGCCGAACACGCCGCGCTCGACCACACGGTCGGCTGGCTGGCTGAAAACGGCGGCGTGGCGCCGGCGCTGCTGCGCTCGCACTCCTACACGCTGCACGACGACGAGGCTGCGCGCCATGCCTTCCGGGTGGCCAGCGGGCTCGATTCCATGGTGCTGGGCGAAGCGCAGATCCTCGGCCAGATGAAAGACGCCGTGCGCGCGGCCGAAACCGCCGGCGCACTTGGCAGCACGCTCAACCAGCTGTTCCAGCGTTCCTTCGCGGTCGCGAAAGAAGTGCGTACCGCCACCGAAATCGGCGCGCATTCCATCAGCATGGCGGCCGCCGCGGTCCGGCTGGCGGGCCAGCTCTTCGAAGACCTGCACCAGACGCGCGTGCTGTTCGTGGGCGCCGGCGAAATGATCGACCTGGCCGCGACGCACTTCGCCGCCAAGGACCCGAAGTCGATCGCCATTGCCAACCGCACGCTGGAACGCGGCGAAAAGCTGGCCTCGCGCTTCGGCGGCGAGGCCATGCGGCTGGCCGACCTGCCGAGCCGGCTCGCGGAATTCGACATTGTGGTGAGCTGCACCGCGAGCACGCTGCCCATCATCGGCCTCGGCGCCGTGGAGCGCGCGCTCAAGGCCCGCAAGCACCGCCCGATGTTCATGGTCGACCTGGCGGTGCCGCGCGACATCGAGCCCGAGGTGAAGGCGCTCGAAGACATCTATCTCTATACCGTGGACGATCTCGCCCAGGTGGTGCAGCAGGGCCAGGCCAACCGGCAGGCCGCGGTGGCGCAGGCTGAAGTCATCATTGATGCCGGCGTGCAAAGCTTCATGCACTGGCTGCGCCAGCGCGGCACGGTGCCGCTCATTCAGCAGCTCAACGCGCAGACCGACGAGTGGCGCGCCGCTGAGATGGCGCGCGCGCGCAAGCTGCTGGCTAAGGGCGAATCGGTCGATGCGGTGCTCGAGGCCATGTCGCGCGGGCTCACGCAAAAAATGCTGCACGGCGCGCTGGCCGAACTGCACGCGGGCGATGCGGCTTCGCGCGAACAGACGGCCCAGACGATTTCGCGGCTCTTCCTGCGCAAAGAGCGTTAG
- the prfA gene encoding peptide chain release factor 1 has protein sequence MKPFLRHQLERYAQRLGELDFLLSREDIMSDMAQYRTISREHAEITQIAGRYERYKQREADIAGAREMLDDPDMAEMAREEIAGAEAELIQLEEELQRLLLPKDPDDARNAFLEIRAGTGGDESALFAGDLLRMYTRYCERAGWRCEVVSGSESELGGYKEVVIRIVGNDVFGHLRFESGGHRVQRVPATETQGRIHTSACTVAVLAEPDETVAVQINPADLRIDTYRASGAGGQHINKTDSAVRITHIPTGIVAECQDDRSQHRNKAKALQVLSARIQEKERSERAAKDAAMRKGLIGSGDRSDRIRTYNFPQGRLTDHRINLTLYKLLAIMEGDLGDVLDALRAAREAEQLAELESSLPA, from the coding sequence GTGAAACCTTTTCTGCGCCACCAACTCGAGCGCTACGCGCAGCGTCTCGGCGAACTCGACTTCCTGCTGTCGCGCGAAGACATCATGAGCGACATGGCGCAGTACCGCACCATATCGCGCGAGCATGCCGAAATCACGCAGATCGCGGGCCGCTACGAGCGCTACAAGCAGCGCGAAGCCGACATTGCCGGCGCGCGCGAAATGCTGGACGACCCCGACATGGCCGAGATGGCGCGGGAAGAAATCGCGGGTGCCGAAGCCGAGCTGATCCAGCTCGAGGAAGAACTGCAGCGCCTGCTGCTGCCCAAGGACCCGGACGATGCGCGCAATGCATTCCTCGAAATCCGCGCGGGCACGGGCGGCGACGAATCGGCCCTGTTCGCGGGCGACCTGCTGCGCATGTACACGCGCTATTGCGAGCGCGCCGGCTGGCGCTGCGAGGTGGTGAGCGGAAGCGAAAGCGAACTCGGCGGCTACAAGGAAGTGGTGATCCGCATCGTCGGCAACGACGTGTTCGGGCACCTGCGCTTCGAGTCGGGCGGGCACCGCGTGCAGCGGGTGCCGGCGACCGAAACCCAGGGCCGCATCCACACCAGCGCCTGCACGGTGGCCGTGCTGGCCGAGCCTGACGAGACGGTGGCGGTGCAGATCAACCCCGCCGACCTGCGCATCGACACCTACCGCGCGAGCGGCGCCGGCGGCCAGCACATCAACAAGACCGATTCGGCAGTGCGCATCACGCACATTCCGACGGGCATCGTGGCCGAGTGCCAGGACGACCGCAGCCAGCACCGCAACAAGGCCAAGGCGCTGCAGGTGCTCTCCGCGCGCATCCAGGAGAAGGAGCGCAGCGAGCGCGCCGCCAAGGACGCCGCCATGCGCAAGGGCCTCATCGGCAGCGGCGACCGCTCGGACCGCATTCGCACCTACAACTTTCCGCAGGGCCGGCTGACCGACCACCGGATCAATCTCACGCTCTACAAGCTGCTGGCGATCATGGAGGGCGACCTAGGCGACGTGCTGGACGCCCTGCGCGCCGCGCGCGAGGCCGAGCAACTGGCCGAGCTCGAATCGAGCCTGCCGGCTTGA
- the prmC gene encoding peptide chain release factor N(5)-glutamine methyltransferase codes for MTTATTPTTVAQALAAAVALGVDRLDAQLLLLHALGRPPHERAWLLAHDTDAMPASAWTALAERLSRRLKGEPVAYLLGEKEFHGLALQVDARVLVPRPDTETLVDWALECLDGHNAPRVLDLGTGSGAIALALQHARPDAQVDAVDASADALAVAQANAERLGLPVRFSQAHWLESAGSGYTVIASNPPYIAIGDPHLPALRHEPPAALVSGADGLDDIRQIVQNAPSHLAEGGWLLLEHGHDQAAAVRQLLETRGFAEVQSRDDLAGIARCSGGIWRPVK; via the coding sequence ATGACGACCGCCACCACACCGACCACCGTGGCGCAGGCGCTGGCCGCTGCGGTGGCGCTGGGCGTCGACAGGCTAGACGCCCAGTTGCTGCTGCTGCACGCGCTGGGCCGTCCGCCGCACGAACGCGCGTGGCTGCTGGCGCACGACACCGATGCCATGCCGGCGTCGGCGTGGACTGCGCTGGCGGAACGGCTGTCTCGTCGGCTGAAGGGTGAACCAGTGGCCTACCTGCTTGGGGAAAAGGAATTCCACGGCCTGGCGCTGCAGGTGGACGCGCGGGTGCTGGTGCCACGCCCCGACACCGAAACGCTGGTCGACTGGGCACTGGAATGCCTCGACGGCCACAATGCGCCGCGCGTGCTCGACCTGGGCACCGGCAGCGGGGCCATCGCGCTGGCGCTGCAGCATGCGCGTCCGGACGCGCAGGTCGATGCGGTCGATGCCAGCGCCGATGCCCTGGCTGTAGCCCAAGCCAATGCCGAGCGCCTCGGCCTGCCGGTGCGCTTCAGCCAGGCTCATTGGCTGGAGAGCGCTGGCAGCGGCTACACGGTCATCGCCAGCAATCCGCCTTACATCGCCATCGGCGATCCCCATCTGCCCGCGCTGCGGCACGAGCCCCCGGCCGCGCTGGTTTCAGGGGCCGACGGGCTCGACGACATCCGCCAGATCGTTCAGAACGCGCCGTCGCACCTCGCCGAAGGCGGCTGGCTGCTGCTGGAACACGGCCACGACCAGGCCGCCGCGGTGCGCCAGTTGCTGGAAACACGCGGGTTCGCGGAAGTTCAAAGCCGCGATGACCTTGCCGGCATCGCGCGCTGTTCCGGCGGAATCTGGCGCCCGGTGAAATAA
- the grxD gene encoding Grx4 family monothiol glutaredoxin, whose protein sequence is MSDAQQRIDDLVKTNDLVLFMKGNASFPMCGFSGRAIQILKAVGVDTKTLKTVNVLEDDGIRQGIKEYSNWPTIPQLYVKGEFVGGSDIMMEMYESGELQQVLGGSNPA, encoded by the coding sequence ATGTCCGACGCTCAACAACGCATCGACGATCTCGTCAAGACCAACGACCTCGTGCTCTTCATGAAGGGCAACGCGAGCTTTCCGATGTGCGGCTTTTCGGGCCGTGCAATCCAGATCCTCAAGGCGGTCGGCGTCGACACCAAGACGCTCAAGACAGTCAACGTGCTCGAAGACGACGGCATCCGCCAGGGCATCAAGGAATACAGCAACTGGCCGACGATTCCCCAGCTCTATGTGAAGGGCGAATTCGTGGGCGGCTCGGACATCATGATGGAGATGTACGAGTCGGGCGAACTGCAGCAGGTGCTGGGCGGCAGCAACCCCGCCTGA
- a CDS encoding cupin domain-containing protein, translating into MSHDHEGHSHDGASAPAWKHDGVRVVAANQLDVNTAQTPGMNRAAAINFARVGAQKLWAGTVTIHADAKTGAHHHGPLESVIYVVRGRARMRWGEKLEFTAEAGPGDFIYVPPYVPHQEINASATEPLECVLCRSDGEAVAVNLDIEPVEKPESVLWVDPTHPNGGV; encoded by the coding sequence ATGAGCCACGACCACGAAGGCCACTCGCACGATGGCGCTTCGGCGCCGGCCTGGAAGCACGATGGCGTGCGCGTGGTCGCGGCCAACCAGCTCGACGTCAACACGGCCCAGACGCCCGGCATGAACCGGGCGGCGGCCATCAACTTTGCCCGTGTCGGTGCGCAGAAGCTGTGGGCCGGCACCGTCACCATTCACGCAGACGCCAAGACCGGCGCCCATCACCACGGGCCTCTTGAATCGGTGATCTATGTCGTGCGCGGACGCGCGCGCATGCGCTGGGGTGAAAAGCTCGAGTTCACGGCCGAAGCCGGACCGGGCGATTTCATCTACGTGCCGCCCTACGTGCCACACCAGGAAATCAACGCCAGCGCGACCGAGCCGCTCGAGTGCGTGCTGTGCCGCAGCGACGGCGAGGCGGTGGCCGTCAATCTCGACATCGAGCCGGTGGAAAAACCGGAATCGGTGCTCTGGGTCGATCCAACCCACCCCAACGGCGGCGTCTAG
- a CDS encoding hemolysin family protein, translating to MTLTQSLLIIVFLIAMSAFFSLAEITLAASRRLRLRQMADEGDARAERVLRVQEQPGHYFTVVQIGLNAVAILGGVVGEGSLSPYFARFFENWMSVEASANVAFLCSFVIVIAVFLVFADLFPKRLGMSDPERIAVRMVGPMLLLITAFKPLVWLFTRSTDMLFKVLGMPLVRDDKITSADILAMTEAGARAGVLAVREQQVIANVFELDTRLVSSVMTVRDNIAWFLHDDPESVLRARIVAEPFSAYPVCDGDIDHVLGYVDAKDMFQRVLSGQPLAFDKGLPLHKALVIPDRLSLTEVLEQFQQAHEDFAIIVNEYSLVVGVITLNDVMSTVMGDLVSLPDEEQIVKRDENSWLIDGVTPIQDVQRALHIDELPHSDEYETLAGFLMVMLRRVPKRTDSVSWGGYTFEVMDVDSYRIDQVMVTRT from the coding sequence ATGACCCTGACCCAAAGCCTGCTCATCATCGTCTTTCTGATCGCGATGAGCGCATTCTTCTCACTTGCCGAGATCACTCTTGCCGCCTCGCGGCGCCTGCGCCTGCGCCAGATGGCCGACGAAGGCGATGCCCGGGCCGAGCGCGTGCTGCGCGTGCAGGAGCAGCCGGGCCACTACTTCACGGTGGTGCAGATCGGCCTCAACGCGGTGGCCATCCTCGGCGGCGTGGTGGGTGAGGGCTCGCTCAGCCCGTACTTCGCACGCTTCTTCGAGAACTGGATGAGTGTGGAAGCCTCGGCGAACGTGGCTTTCCTGTGCTCGTTCGTGATCGTCATTGCGGTATTCCTGGTTTTTGCCGACCTGTTCCCCAAGCGGCTCGGCATGAGCGACCCGGAGCGCATTGCCGTGCGCATGGTCGGGCCGATGCTGCTGCTGATCACGGCGTTCAAGCCGCTGGTGTGGCTGTTCACCCGTTCGACCGACATGCTCTTCAAGGTGCTGGGCATGCCGCTGGTGCGCGACGACAAGATCACCTCGGCCGACATCCTGGCCATGACCGAGGCCGGCGCGCGCGCGGGCGTGCTCGCGGTACGAGAGCAGCAGGTGATCGCCAATGTGTTCGAGCTGGACACGCGCCTGGTCAGCAGCGTGATGACGGTGCGGGACAACATCGCCTGGTTTCTGCACGACGATCCGGAGTCGGTGCTGCGCGCGCGCATCGTGGCCGAGCCTTTCTCGGCCTACCCGGTGTGCGACGGCGACATCGACCACGTGCTCGGCTACGTCGACGCGAAGGACATGTTCCAGCGCGTGCTCAGCGGCCAGCCGCTGGCCTTCGACAAGGGGCTGCCGCTGCACAAGGCGCTGGTCATCCCCGACCGGCTGTCGCTCACCGAAGTGCTCGAGCAGTTCCAGCAGGCGCATGAAGACTTCGCGATCATCGTCAACGAGTACAGCCTGGTGGTGGGCGTGATCACGCTCAACGACGTGATGAGCACGGTGATGGGCGACCTGGTGTCGCTGCCGGACGAAGAGCAGATCGTGAAGCGCGACGAGAACTCGTGGCTGATCGACGGCGTGACGCCGATCCAGGATGTGCAGCGTGCACTGCATATCGACGAGCTGCCGCATTCGGATGAATACGAAACCTTGGCGGGCTTCTTGATGGTGATGCTGCGCCGGGTGCCCAAGCGCACCGACAGCGTGAGCTGGGGCGGCTACACCTTCGAGGTGATGGACGTCGACAGCTACCGCATCGACCAGGTGATGGTGACAAGAACTTAG
- a CDS encoding lytic transglycosylase domain-containing protein yields MSVEGGLSRRRCLGGAAAAGALAALSLPQAAHAGAQIEEPLIDSVRTALSSAIHNKAPPVPEFSSTEARLNYLRWLGEMSERLKKKIADWPTRKEFLQTVWYESKRSGLDVSLVLGLIQVESNFRKFAVSSAGARGYMQVMPFWTRVIGDSDPAKLFHMQTNLRFGCVILRHYLDREKGDLYMTLGRYNGSRGKSPYPNAVFANQRLWTFVDRDRAAA; encoded by the coding sequence ATGAGCGTGGAGGGCGGCCTCTCGCGACGCCGATGTCTGGGCGGCGCCGCAGCGGCGGGCGCGCTGGCGGCGCTGTCGCTGCCGCAGGCCGCCCATGCCGGCGCGCAGATCGAAGAGCCGCTGATCGACTCGGTGCGCACCGCGCTGAGTTCGGCCATCCACAACAAGGCGCCGCCGGTTCCCGAGTTTTCGAGCACCGAAGCCCGGCTGAACTACCTGCGCTGGCTCGGCGAAATGAGCGAGCGCCTCAAGAAGAAGATTGCCGACTGGCCCACGCGCAAGGAGTTCCTGCAGACCGTCTGGTACGAGAGCAAGCGCTCGGGCCTCGACGTGAGCCTGGTGCTCGGGCTGATCCAGGTCGAAAGCAACTTCCGCAAGTTCGCGGTGTCCAGCGCCGGTGCGCGGGGCTACATGCAGGTCATGCCGTTCTGGACCCGCGTGATCGGCGACAGTGATCCCGCCAAGCTGTTCCACATGCAGACCAACCTGCGCTTCGGCTGCGTCATCCTGCGCCACTACCTCGACCGCGAGAAGGGCGATCTGTACATGACTCTCGGCCGCTACAACGGCAGCCGCGGCAAGTCGCCGTACCCCAACGCCGTGTTTGCCAACCAGCGCCTCTGGACCTTCGTGGACAGGGACCGCGCAGCCGCCTGA
- a CDS encoding proline--tRNA ligase, translating into MKASRFFVSTLKEAPADAEVASHRLMMRAGMIKKLGTGIYTYMPMGLRVIRKVEAIVREEMNRAGAVELTMPVVQPAEFWQETGRFEKMGPELLRIKDRHDRDFVVQPTSEEVVTDIARQEIRSYKQLPKNFYQIQTKFRDERRPRFGLMRGREFIMKDAYSFDRDLGAAKASYQVMADAYRRIFDRFGLRYRAVAADSGAIGGDLSEEFQVIAATGEDAIVYCPESKYAANMEKAEALPPAGPRPTAAKPLEKTPTPGKSTCADVAELLGVPLATTVKSLVLATDIVDEAGNPKGSQVWLLLLRGDHDMNEIKVSKVPGLDKGFRFATLAEIDDHFGCKPGYLGPLNLKKPVKLVADREVAVMADWITGANEIDFHMTGVNWGRDLPEPELVADLRNVVAGDPSPDGKGVLAIERGIEVGHVFVLGTKYSKDMNATYLDEAGKPQFLEMGCYGIGITRLPAAAIEQNHDERGIIWPDALAPFTVVVCPIGMDRSPEVKVAAEALYEQLLAAGVDVLLDDRGERPGAMFADWELIGVPHRVVISDRGLKEGQLEYQHRRDTAATKVPAAGIAEFITGKLAK; encoded by the coding sequence ATGAAAGCTTCCCGATTTTTTGTCTCCACCCTCAAGGAAGCGCCGGCCGACGCCGAAGTCGCGAGCCATCGGCTCATGATGCGCGCCGGCATGATCAAGAAGCTCGGCACCGGCATCTACACATACATGCCCATGGGCCTGCGCGTGATCCGCAAGGTCGAGGCCATCGTGCGCGAGGAAATGAACCGCGCCGGCGCTGTCGAGCTCACGATGCCCGTGGTGCAGCCGGCCGAGTTCTGGCAAGAAACCGGCCGCTTCGAGAAGATGGGCCCCGAGCTGCTGCGCATCAAGGACCGGCACGACCGTGACTTCGTGGTCCAGCCGACCAGCGAAGAAGTGGTGACCGACATCGCGCGCCAGGAAATCCGCAGCTACAAGCAGCTGCCGAAGAATTTCTACCAGATCCAGACCAAGTTTCGCGACGAACGCCGTCCGCGCTTCGGTCTCATGCGCGGGCGCGAGTTCATCATGAAGGACGCCTACAGCTTCGACCGCGACCTGGGCGCCGCCAAGGCCAGCTACCAGGTCATGGCCGATGCCTATCGGCGCATCTTCGACCGCTTTGGCCTGCGCTACCGCGCCGTCGCGGCCGACAGTGGCGCCATCGGCGGCGACCTGAGCGAAGAATTCCAGGTGATTGCCGCCACCGGCGAAGACGCCATCGTCTATTGCCCCGAGAGCAAGTACGCCGCCAACATGGAAAAGGCCGAGGCGCTGCCCCCGGCCGGTCCGCGCCCCACAGCGGCCAAGCCGCTCGAGAAGACGCCCACCCCCGGCAAGAGCACTTGTGCCGACGTGGCCGAGTTGCTCGGCGTGCCGCTCGCGACCACGGTCAAGTCGCTGGTGCTCGCGACCGACATCGTCGACGAGGCCGGCAACCCGAAGGGCTCGCAGGTCTGGCTGCTGCTTTTGCGCGGCGACCATGACATGAACGAGATCAAGGTCAGCAAGGTGCCGGGCCTGGACAAGGGCTTCCGCTTCGCGACATTGGCCGAAATCGACGACCACTTCGGCTGCAAGCCCGGCTACCTGGGCCCGCTGAATCTCAAGAAGCCGGTCAAGCTCGTGGCAGACCGCGAAGTGGCCGTCATGGCCGACTGGATCACCGGCGCCAACGAAATCGACTTCCACATGACCGGCGTCAACTGGGGCCGCGACCTGCCCGAGCCCGAGCTGGTGGCCGACCTGCGCAACGTGGTGGCAGGCGACCCCTCGCCCGATGGCAAGGGCGTGCTGGCCATCGAGCGCGGCATCGAAGTGGGCCACGTGTTCGTGCTCGGTACCAAGTACAGCAAGGACATGAACGCCACCTACCTCGACGAAGCCGGCAAGCCGCAGTTTCTCGAGATGGGCTGCTACGGCATCGGCATCACGCGCCTGCCCGCCGCCGCCATCGAACAGAACCACGACGAGCGCGGCATCATCTGGCCCGACGCGCTGGCGCCGTTCACCGTGGTGGTCTGCCCCATTGGCATGGACCGCAGCCCCGAGGTCAAGGTGGCCGCCGAGGCGCTCTACGAGCAACTGCTCGCAGCCGGCGTCGACGTGCTGCTCGACGACCGAGGCGAACGCCCGGGCGCGATGTTCGCAGACTGGGAGCTGATCGGCGTACCGCACCGCGTGGTCATTTCGGACCGTGGCCTGAAGGAAGGCCAGCTCGAATACCAGCATCGCCGCGACACCGCGGCCACCAAGGTGCCGGCGGCCGGCATCGCCGAATTCATCACCGGCAAGCTCGCGAAATGA